Proteins encoded within one genomic window of Candidatus Neomarinimicrobiota bacterium:
- a CDS encoding right-handed parallel beta-helix repeat-containing protein — protein MNFSHKRNFNYYSYVFLFWAYPALLFAESYFVAPDGSDSDPGSLDQPFKTLIPAIAACAAGDTIYLRGGVYEYDASVTIDKSGEAGSPIKIWAYQHEIPILDFEKAGTGSSARGITLSADYWHLCGLIIQYAGDNGIHVYGSHNVLEQVTTRYNQDSGTQLSNGASFNLISNCDSYLNYDPANHGENADGFAAKFDLAEGNVFRGCRAWSNSDDGWDFWEAGNGVTVEDCWAFRNGENIWNDPEFAGDANGFKLGHGSGAHILIRCLAFDHQKHGIDVNGNLSGVQVYNCTCNKNEGKNFYFDEHSDSHVLRNNLSFDGGETIYLEVDDEYNSWNGFLVTESDFISLDSTGVTGPRDENGGLPQLDFLHLAEGSSLIDAGVDVGSPFEGPAPDLGAFEFSSITEIVSHASQQPEQFAVLQNYPNPFNPVTTLQYDLPGAAVVTIIIYTIHGGEVARLIEGYMAPGYHQTKWNGRDKSGREVPSGIYIARLVTPEYSQAIKMVLLK, from the coding sequence ATGAATTTTTCCCATAAAAGAAATTTCAATTATTACAGTTATGTTTTTCTATTCTGGGCTTATCCAGCTCTGCTGTTTGCGGAATCCTATTTTGTTGCACCTGACGGGAGTGACTCCGATCCGGGTTCGCTCGACCAACCCTTCAAGACACTGATCCCGGCGATTGCAGCCTGCGCTGCCGGAGATACGATCTACCTGCGCGGCGGTGTGTATGAATACGACGCTAGCGTAACGATCGACAAAAGCGGAGAAGCGGGCAGTCCGATCAAGATCTGGGCCTATCAGCATGAAATCCCGATACTCGATTTCGAAAAGGCCGGGACCGGAAGCAGCGCACGGGGCATTACACTAAGTGCTGATTACTGGCATTTATGCGGTTTAATCATCCAGTATGCGGGAGATAATGGCATTCATGTCTATGGTTCGCATAATGTTTTGGAGCAAGTAACGACGCGTTATAACCAGGATTCAGGCACGCAGTTATCAAATGGCGCATCATTCAATCTCATTTCAAATTGTGATTCCTATCTTAACTATGATCCGGCCAATCACGGCGAGAACGCCGACGGTTTCGCCGCCAAGTTCGACCTGGCAGAAGGAAATGTCTTCCGGGGGTGTCGGGCGTGGAGCAATTCCGATGACGGCTGGGATTTCTGGGAAGCGGGCAATGGAGTCACGGTGGAGGATTGCTGGGCTTTCCGCAACGGCGAGAATATTTGGAATGATCCCGAGTTCGCCGGGGACGCAAACGGATTTAAGCTCGGTCACGGCAGCGGTGCCCATATTTTGATTCGCTGCCTGGCTTTTGATCATCAGAAACATGGAATTGATGTAAACGGCAATCTCAGCGGAGTACAGGTATATAACTGCACCTGCAATAAAAACGAAGGTAAGAATTTCTATTTTGATGAGCACAGTGACAGTCATGTTCTACGTAATAATCTCTCATTTGATGGTGGTGAAACCATCTATCTTGAAGTCGATGATGAATACAATTCGTGGAATGGCTTTTTGGTTACGGAAAGTGATTTTATCAGCCTGGATTCCACCGGTGTAACGGGACCGCGGGACGAGAACGGCGGACTGCCTCAACTTGATTTCCTCCATCTGGCGGAGGGGAGCAGCCTGATCGATGCGGGGGTTGATGTGGGGTCGCCTTTCGAAGGTCCGGCTCCCGATCTAGGCGCTTTCGAATTCAGCAGCATTACAGAAATTGTTTCGCACGCCAGTCAACAACCGGAACAATTTGCAGTGTTACAGAATTACCCCAATCCATTCAATCCGGTCACAACCTTGCAGTACGATCTGCCAGGGGCAGCGGTGGTGACCATCATCATCTATACCATCCATGGCGGTGAGGTGGCTCGATTGATCGAAGGGTATATGGCCCCCGGTTACCATCAAACAAAATGGAATGGCAGGGACAAAAGTGGTCGGGAAGTCCCCTCTGGCATCTACATCGCCCGGCTGGTGACGCCGGAGTACAGCCAAGCGATCAAGATGGTGTTATTGAAATGA